Proteins found in one Nostoc sp. NIES-3756 genomic segment:
- a CDS encoding peptidoglycan D,D-transpeptidase FtsI family protein → MQKSPSRLKFRKFQKPEFTRRKRVSRKVETKTSFANTQEESSVNIRTRLLTVWAILMAAGVGLAINIYNLQIIQGQKLTERARSQQMVNLRPYMPRRLVVDRNDNVLAVDRPVYTLYAHPKLFKKTNEEISDRLAPIINRNPADLVKIFQGKKSGITLTADLPEELADRVRALGLDGLEMIPKYSRYYPQDDLAADVIGYVDADRRGQAGVEYSQEKWLERTVKSVRLSRSGNGALMPDYAPEGFLNSDDLRMQLTIDTRLQRATRNALKQQLENFGGKRGAVIVMDATDGSILALVSQPSYNPNEYSKADISLFKNWTVADLYEPGSTFKPLNVAIALENGVIKADDVFNDSGAIRIGSHTIRNAQRNSYGRINIAQILQNSSNIGMVEMMQRLKPSIYYNWLERLGLGQPVDTDLPFAVGGTLKSQEKFITSAIEPATTSFGQGFSLTPLQLVQMHGALANGGKLVTPHVVRGLIDTKGQVHYTPNLPAPRQIFSAATTQKVVEMMETVVTEGTGKPAKIPGYRIAGKTGTAQKASPNGGYIVGARITSFVAILPVESPRYVILALVDEPKGANAYGSTVAAPIVKSVMEALIPIERLAPSQVIEEKKE, encoded by the coding sequence ATGCAAAAGTCACCAAGTAGATTAAAGTTCAGAAAATTTCAAAAGCCAGAGTTTACTAGACGCAAACGGGTATCGAGAAAGGTGGAAACGAAGACAAGTTTCGCCAATACTCAAGAGGAGTCGTCTGTAAATATCAGAACTCGGCTTTTGACTGTGTGGGCTATATTGATGGCTGCTGGAGTGGGGTTGGCAATCAATATATATAACCTACAGATTATCCAGGGGCAAAAACTGACAGAACGGGCGCGGAGTCAACAAATGGTGAATTTACGCCCTTATATGCCCCGGCGCTTGGTGGTGGATCGCAATGATAATGTTTTAGCTGTCGATCGCCCTGTTTATACTTTATATGCTCACCCTAAGTTATTTAAAAAGACTAATGAAGAAATTAGCGATCGCCTAGCCCCTATTATTAACAGAAACCCTGCTGATTTAGTCAAAATTTTCCAAGGTAAAAAAAGCGGTATTACTCTTACTGCTGACTTACCAGAAGAACTAGCAGATCGCGTCAGAGCATTAGGCTTAGATGGGTTAGAGATGATCCCTAAATATTCCCGCTATTATCCCCAGGATGACTTGGCGGCGGATGTCATTGGCTATGTAGATGCTGATCGTCGTGGACAAGCTGGCGTAGAATATAGCCAAGAGAAATGGCTAGAACGGACTGTAAAATCAGTCCGCTTAAGTAGATCAGGTAATGGAGCGTTAATGCCTGATTATGCTCCTGAAGGTTTTTTAAATTCTGATGATCTGCGGATGCAGTTAACTATTGACACCCGTTTGCAGAGGGCTACACGGAATGCACTCAAACAACAGTTAGAAAATTTTGGGGGGAAACGGGGAGCGGTAATTGTTATGGATGCGACGGATGGTTCTATCCTCGCTTTAGTGTCACAACCCAGCTATAACCCTAATGAATACTCGAAGGCGGATATTTCTCTGTTCAAGAACTGGACGGTAGCGGATCTCTATGAACCGGGTTCGACTTTTAAACCGTTGAATGTGGCGATCGCTCTAGAAAACGGTGTCATTAAAGCTGATGATGTGTTTAATGATTCCGGTGCAATTCGCATTGGTTCTCATACGATTAGAAACGCTCAACGCAACAGTTACGGACGCATCAACATCGCCCAAATTCTGCAAAACTCCAGCAATATTGGGATGGTGGAAATGATGCAACGCTTAAAGCCTTCGATTTACTACAATTGGCTGGAACGTTTAGGACTGGGGCAACCCGTAGACACTGATTTACCTTTTGCCGTGGGTGGTACACTCAAAAGTCAAGAAAAATTTATTACTTCTGCCATTGAACCTGCAACTACCTCCTTTGGGCAAGGTTTTTCTTTAACACCCTTACAACTAGTGCAAATGCACGGGGCTTTGGCCAACGGTGGTAAATTGGTAACACCTCATGTTGTCCGGGGATTAATTGATACTAAAGGACAAGTTCACTACACACCCAACCTCCCAGCACCAAGGCAAATTTTTTCAGCCGCCACCACCCAAAAAGTTGTGGAAATGATGGAAACCGTGGTGACAGAGGGAACTGGAAAGCCTGCCAAAATTCCTGGCTATCGTATCGCTGGTAAAACAGGTACAGCTCAAAAAGCCAGTCCTAACGGTGGTTACATTGTTGGCGCTCGGATTACCAGTTTTGTTGCTATTCTACCCGTTGAATCCCCACGTTATGTAATTTTGGCACTAGTCGATGAACCAAAAGGCGCAAACGCCTACGGTTCTACAGTTGCAGCTCCCATCGTGAAATCCGTCATGGAAGCACTCATCCCCATCGAACGCCTAGCGCCTAGTCAGGTGATTGAGGAGAAAAAAGAGTAG
- a CDS encoding iron-containing redox enzyme family protein, whose product MFPIVEVARQSTQVKEKYLTEYDHAEQQFLLLLATEDLDNNLAQQTTIVSSFEKAVSTAINAAYEADSQDDLAHRFLQRILYRINRLNLFWYDDLQHYTNERSLYLSSCRNQIEAAWQKWELAQIDVAALQKLDVKQALIDRANADLDPPLSAASRYIREEMTETGYRHLLAIGSFDGLVEGSRLSRILGGTANEVQCTLVRVLLEEYGNGRLSRKHSTFFAQMLAEFGMNTEPEGYFDLVPWEVLACANHNFLLTERRRYYLRYSGGLTYFEVAGPAAYRNYLAAAQRLGLSNAAMGYWELHIKEDERHGQWMLEDVALPLVERYPKEAWELVLGYDQEKLMSDRAAEAVVRSIRQAEAVN is encoded by the coding sequence ATGTTCCCAATTGTTGAGGTCGCAAGGCAAAGTACACAGGTAAAGGAAAAATATTTGACTGAGTACGACCATGCTGAGCAGCAGTTTTTACTACTTTTGGCAACTGAGGATTTAGATAATAATTTAGCTCAACAAACTACTATTGTCAGTAGTTTTGAGAAGGCAGTTTCCACAGCAATTAATGCTGCTTATGAAGCTGATAGTCAAGATGATTTAGCACATCGGTTTTTGCAACGTATACTCTATCGGATTAATCGGCTCAATCTGTTTTGGTATGATGACTTGCAGCATTATACAAATGAGCGATCGCTATATTTATCCTCTTGTCGCAATCAAATAGAAGCTGCTTGGCAAAAGTGGGAACTTGCACAAATTGATGTTGCAGCACTACAAAAGCTAGATGTTAAACAGGCTTTAATCGACCGTGCTAACGCTGATTTAGACCCACCATTATCAGCAGCTAGTCGTTATATCCGTGAAGAAATGACCGAAACTGGCTACCGTCATTTGTTGGCGATCGGTTCTTTTGATGGCTTGGTTGAAGGTAGTCGTCTTTCTAGAATTTTAGGTGGTACTGCCAATGAGGTGCAGTGTACGTTGGTGCGGGTACTGTTGGAAGAATATGGCAATGGGCGTTTATCTCGCAAGCACTCGACCTTTTTCGCGCAAATGTTGGCTGAATTTGGGATGAACACTGAACCAGAAGGATATTTTGATTTAGTTCCTTGGGAAGTGTTAGCTTGCGCCAATCATAACTTTTTACTGACTGAACGCAGACGTTATTACCTACGCTACAGTGGCGGACTGACTTACTTTGAAGTGGCTGGCCCTGCGGCTTATCGCAACTATCTAGCCGCAGCACAAAGATTAGGCTTATCTAATGCGGCGATGGGTTATTGGGAATTACACATCAAAGAGGATGAGCGTCATGGACAGTGGATGTTAGAGGATGTGGCTTTACCTTTGGTGGAACGTTACCCCAAAGAGGCGTGGGAGTTGGTGCTAGGGTACGACCAAGAGAAATTAATGAGCGATCGCGCTGCTGAAGCTGTTGTCCGTTCCATTCGCCAAGCTGAAGCAGTTAATTAA
- a CDS encoding class I SAM-dependent methyltransferase, which produces MKDIFFCPEESNFYSNCIENFILRNSDDADSIVEFGSGDGSPVINSLLRNKFNGVIHGFELNTSAWKAANLTIDEYNLTDKYVVNNSCLFESGTPDANYLIANPPYLPAPDKDIYMPLLFGGEDGAAITNELLSLGYDNVLLLVSSFSNPLSTIAQAQEHGYHISNFVILPLKFGYYSSEPKVKNHIEELRKHNMAFYSGDYYFLAGVLFQQDNSTIDLSKELTQVMMSL; this is translated from the coding sequence ATGAAAGACATTTTCTTTTGTCCTGAAGAGTCTAATTTCTATTCAAACTGTATAGAGAATTTCATCCTCAGAAATTCTGATGATGCCGATTCCATTGTTGAATTTGGCTCAGGAGATGGCAGTCCTGTAATTAACTCACTACTCAGAAATAAATTTAATGGTGTTATTCATGGATTTGAGTTAAATACTTCTGCGTGGAAAGCTGCTAATCTCACAATTGATGAATATAATCTTACAGACAAATATGTAGTGAATAATTCATGTTTATTTGAATCTGGCACACCTGACGCTAACTACCTCATTGCTAATCCCCCCTATTTACCAGCACCAGATAAAGATATTTATATGCCCTTGTTATTTGGCGGTGAAGATGGCGCAGCTATTACCAATGAGCTTTTATCCTTAGGCTACGACAATGTGTTACTTCTAGTTTCTAGTTTTTCTAATCCTCTGAGTACGATCGCACAAGCGCAAGAACATGGATATCATATTAGTAATTTCGTAATTCTACCTTTAAAATTTGGTTATTATAGCTCAGAACCAAAAGTGAAAAACCACATAGAAGAATTGCGAAAACATAATATGGCGTTCTATTCTGGAGACTATTATTTCTTGGCAGGTGTACTATTTCAACAAGACAATTCTACAATTGATTTATCTAAAGAGTTAACCCAAGTAATGATGAGTTTATAA
- a CDS encoding glutamate--cysteine ligase, with protein sequence MLFSFGIEHEVAFLDKEGKFADFASTKFADFNQIVERLPTYPNDHLQLRVGDAGIRKKRWYIEGFERFADSDEVIDCLSKGIEIRTTIHSDIQSSIKELSDSFNLLCDVAAEFGFSPVLTSFHPYKTSFIPYPPLNEYEIQQLQAYPDEQTASIYMVSYGPDLNISVADLPIERVIDIGQKLTYYSPYIVPFSYSSPFYDGKLWNGLSYRTFIRTGKRPATLVFVSDKDQLINSMPSLTKVARLPAEIGRIEFKAFDSCDDFSIYAALLALLKGLILDESLTGRAITPDAHLHQWSAKFGFDAEDILTNATAVLQAAESALQDDPDVNLLKPLKEMLATRKTTSHKLIVLYQRVGSIEETLKYTYQR encoded by the coding sequence ATGCTATTTTCATTTGGTATCGAACATGAAGTCGCTTTCCTGGACAAAGAAGGAAAGTTTGCTGATTTTGCGTCAACAAAATTTGCAGACTTCAATCAAATTGTAGAAAGACTACCTACATACCCTAATGATCATCTGCAATTACGTGTGGGTGATGCGGGTATTAGGAAAAAGCGATGGTATATTGAGGGTTTTGAAAGATTTGCTGATTCAGATGAGGTAATTGATTGTTTATCAAAGGGGATAGAAATTAGAACCACTATCCACTCTGATATTCAAAGTAGTATTAAAGAATTATCAGACAGTTTTAATTTATTATGTGATGTTGCTGCTGAATTTGGTTTTTCACCAGTTTTAACTAGTTTTCATCCTTATAAAACTTCTTTTATACCTTATCCACCATTAAATGAATATGAAATTCAACAGTTGCAAGCTTATCCAGATGAGCAAACTGCTAGTATTTACATGGTTTCATACGGCCCAGACTTAAATATTTCTGTCGCTGATTTACCAATTGAACGTGTAATTGATATCGGTCAAAAGTTAACCTATTACAGTCCTTATATTGTACCTTTTAGTTATAGTTCACCATTTTATGATGGTAAGCTGTGGAATGGTTTATCTTACAGAACATTTATTAGAACTGGAAAAAGACCTGCTACTTTAGTATTTGTTTCGGATAAAGACCAATTAATAAATAGTATGCCATCATTAACAAAAGTAGCTCGTCTACCTGCGGAAATAGGTAGAATTGAATTTAAAGCTTTTGATAGTTGTGATGATTTCTCTATTTATGCGGCATTGTTGGCTTTATTAAAAGGTTTAATCTTAGATGAATCTTTAACAGGTAGAGCGATAACTCCCGACGCACATCTACATCAATGGTCTGCAAAATTTGGCTTTGATGCAGAAGATATATTGACCAACGCAACAGCAGTTTTGCAAGCGGCTGAATCTGCATTGCAAGATGACCCTGATGTTAATTTATTAAAACCATTAAAAGAGATGTTGGCAACGAGAAAAACTACATCTCACAAACTAATAGTATTATATCAGCGTGTAGGTTCTATAGAAGAAACGTTAAAGTATACTTATCAGAGGTAG
- the ychF gene encoding redox-regulated ATPase YchF: MLRAGIVGLPNVGKSTLFNAVVANAKAEAANFPFCTIEPNVGVVAVPDERLDVLSKISSSVQIIPARVEFVDIAGLVKGASQGEGLGNQFLSHIREVDAIVHVVRCFENDDIIHVAGSVDPVRDIEIISLELGLSDLAQIERRIERTRKQARTSKDAQFEITVLEKLAAALNEGKSARQISLTEEEAAIIKGLELLTNKPIIYAANVSEDELATGNEFVEKVRQVAAQENAQVVVVSAQVEAELVELPEEDKADFLESLGVKEGGLKSLIRATYTLLGLRTYFTSGPKETRAWTIHAGMSAPQAAGVIHSDFERGFIRAETVAYDDLVANGSLNAAKEKGLVRSEGKEYIVQEGDVMLFRFNV, translated from the coding sequence ATGCTAAGAGCCGGAATTGTCGGACTTCCTAACGTCGGAAAATCTACTTTATTTAATGCTGTAGTCGCTAATGCTAAAGCAGAGGCGGCTAATTTCCCGTTCTGCACAATTGAACCGAATGTTGGTGTCGTTGCAGTACCGGATGAGCGGTTAGATGTGCTGTCAAAAATTTCCAGTTCGGTACAAATTATTCCTGCACGAGTTGAGTTTGTGGATATTGCCGGCTTAGTCAAAGGCGCAAGCCAAGGTGAAGGATTAGGTAATCAATTTTTGTCTCATATTCGAGAAGTTGATGCGATCGTTCATGTGGTACGTTGTTTTGAGAATGATGATATCATCCACGTTGCTGGTTCCGTTGACCCAGTACGAGATATTGAAATCATCAGTCTAGAACTAGGTTTATCAGATTTAGCGCAAATTGAACGCCGCATTGAACGCACCCGTAAACAAGCACGCACCAGTAAAGATGCCCAATTTGAGATAACGGTATTAGAAAAATTAGCTGCTGCTTTAAATGAAGGTAAATCAGCGCGTCAAATCAGCTTAACGGAAGAAGAAGCAGCCATAATTAAGGGACTAGAACTATTAACAAATAAGCCGATTATTTACGCTGCTAATGTCTCTGAAGATGAGTTAGCAACAGGGAATGAATTTGTCGAAAAAGTCCGCCAAGTTGCAGCCCAAGAAAATGCTCAAGTCGTTGTAGTTTCTGCTCAAGTAGAAGCAGAACTTGTAGAACTTCCAGAAGAAGATAAAGCTGATTTCTTGGAATCTTTAGGTGTAAAAGAAGGCGGATTAAAATCTTTGATTCGTGCCACTTATACCTTATTAGGATTGCGCACTTATTTTACCAGTGGGCCGAAAGAAACCCGCGCTTGGACAATTCACGCTGGGATGTCAGCACCCCAAGCCGCAGGTGTAATTCACTCCGATTTTGAGCGCGGATTTATTCGTGCGGAAACCGTTGCTTATGATGATTTAGTAGCAAATGGTTCTCTCAATGCTGCGAAGGAAAAAGGCTTAGTTCGCAGTGAAGGAAAAGAATATATCGTGCAAGAAGGCGATGTAATGTTATTCCGGTTTAACGTTTAA
- a CDS encoding aminotransferase class I/II-fold pyridoxal phosphate-dependent enzyme, with protein MLNQNQTPLLDAIKACLARSHAAFYTPGHKGGKGIAQALADLLGNSVFAADLTELADVDNLSAPQGVIQEAQELAAAAFGAAQTWFLVNGSTCGVEAAILATCGAGDKIILPRNVHSSAIAGLILSGAIPIFINPEYDSVLDIAHSITPDAVQAALQQHPDAKAVLTVYPTYYGVCGDLEAIAKITHQHDIPLIVDEAHGAHFAFHPELPTSALAAGADLTVQSTHKVLGAMTQASMLHLQGNRIDVDRVSKALQLLQSTSPSYVLLASLDAARQQMAVYGKELMSRTLKLADEAREKISHIPGLSLLHLHRISPGFTALDRTRLTVTVSGLGLTGFEAEEILDEKLGIVAEFSSLQHLTFIISLGNTAADIEQLVEGFTKLVEITPTSPQAIREIETNFSYIRELSPREAFFSASEMIPVEQAGDRICAEIICPYPPGIPVIMPGEVITKPALEYLQHIQSLGGFITGCADSSLRSLKVVKNNS; from the coding sequence ATGCTCAATCAAAACCAAACACCTCTACTTGATGCTATAAAAGCCTGTTTAGCGCGTTCTCATGCGGCTTTTTACACTCCTGGACATAAGGGAGGGAAGGGAATTGCTCAAGCTTTGGCTGATTTGCTAGGTAATTCTGTGTTTGCGGCTGATTTGACGGAGTTGGCAGATGTAGATAATTTATCAGCACCGCAGGGTGTGATTCAAGAGGCGCAGGAATTGGCTGCGGCGGCGTTTGGTGCGGCGCAGACTTGGTTTCTGGTGAATGGTTCTACCTGTGGGGTAGAGGCGGCTATTTTGGCTACTTGTGGCGCGGGGGATAAGATTATTTTGCCTCGGAATGTGCATTCATCGGCGATCGCCGGTTTAATTCTTTCTGGTGCTATCCCAATTTTTATTAACCCTGAATATGACTCAGTTTTAGATATTGCCCACAGTATCACACCCGATGCGGTACAAGCTGCGTTACAACAACATCCTGATGCTAAGGCGGTGTTGACAGTCTATCCTACATATTACGGTGTGTGTGGAGATTTAGAAGCGATCGCCAAAATTACCCATCAACATGATATCCCCTTAATTGTAGATGAAGCCCACGGCGCACACTTCGCTTTTCACCCAGAATTACCTACCTCTGCTTTAGCTGCTGGTGCAGATTTAACTGTACAGTCAACTCATAAGGTTTTGGGTGCAATGACACAGGCTTCTATGCTGCACTTGCAAGGTAACAGGATAGATGTTGATAGAGTTAGTAAGGCTTTACAACTGTTACAGTCTACCAGTCCTAGTTATGTGCTTTTGGCTTCCCTTGATGCGGCGCGTCAGCAAATGGCTGTATATGGTAAAGAGTTGATGTCTCGTACTTTAAAGCTTGCAGATGAAGCGAGGGAAAAAATTAGTCACATTCCTGGTTTAAGCCTGCTGCATCTTCACAGGATATCACCAGGGTTTACGGCTTTAGATAGGACGCGGTTAACTGTAACTGTTTCTGGCTTGGGTTTGACTGGGTTTGAGGCGGAAGAAATTTTAGATGAAAAGTTGGGTATCGTAGCTGAATTTTCTAGTTTGCAGCATCTCACTTTTATTATTAGTTTGGGGAACACGGCTGCTGATATTGAACAGTTAGTTGAGGGTTTCACTAAACTTGTAGAAATCACCCCAACTTCCCCACAAGCTATCAGAGAGATTGAGACTAATTTCAGCTATATTAGAGAACTTTCGCCCCGTGAGGCTTTTTTCTCTGCTAGTGAGATGATACCTGTAGAACAAGCAGGCGATCGCATTTGTGCAGAAATCATCTGTCCCTACCCACCAGGAATCCCTGTTATTATGCCAGGAGAAGTGATTACAAAACCTGCCCTTGAGTATTTACAGCACATTCAAAGCTTAGGCGGATTTATCACTGGTTGTGCTGACTCTAGTTTGCGTAGTTTAAAAGTTGTCAAAAATAATTCATAA
- a CDS encoding DUF3592 domain-containing protein, which produces MNIKLRQVTFDERFSGIYLVFFGLLMLGLSFWADKKTAHERATLTETQGRVVETLHRRERDIKDKEKDTYAPVIEFLVKGDPVRFTGYYDTTRTAKGNIVTVRYDPKQPTTTARKVEPLEGLGVWGAYAMGGGCLIYGLCQFSPIRFSLSRGE; this is translated from the coding sequence ATGAATATAAAACTTCGTCAAGTTACATTTGATGAGAGATTTAGTGGAATTTATCTTGTGTTTTTTGGACTGCTAATGTTGGGTTTAAGTTTTTGGGCAGATAAGAAAACAGCACATGAGCGTGCAACACTAACAGAAACCCAAGGTAGGGTAGTAGAAACACTCCATCGTCGTGAACGAGATATTAAGGATAAAGAAAAAGATACCTACGCACCAGTTATTGAGTTTTTGGTTAAGGGTGATCCTGTTCGCTTTACAGGTTATTATGATACCACCCGTACTGCTAAAGGCAATATAGTAACTGTTCGCTATGACCCCAAGCAACCAACAACCACTGCGCGGAAAGTGGAACCCTTGGAAGGGCTGGGAGTTTGGGGAGCATATGCTATGGGTGGAGGATGTTTAATCTATGGGCTATGTCAGTTTTCGCCTATACGTTTCTCTTTAAGTAGGGGCGAATAA
- a CDS encoding CheR family methyltransferase: protein MKQTMGISSSDFDYIRQLIYTHSAVVLDSDKTYLAELYLQSIAESAKFTTISSLIAYLRNQPFNHLHTQTIEALVTNETSFFRDKAPFEALRKYVLPELMQRRRIERSLNIWCAACSNGQEPYSIAILIREHFPLLADWSIKIIASDFSSKVLNRARQGRYNQLEIRRGLSQQLQVKYFAPVDNEWQIHNKIRQMVEFQQINLIHSWSSLPSIDIIFLRNVLIYFDIPTKKALLGKAKQQLRLDGYLFLGSGETTFNLDESFERVQFEKSICYKLHGT, encoded by the coding sequence ATGAAGCAGACTATGGGTATTAGTTCTTCTGATTTTGACTATATTCGACAACTAATTTACACTCATTCAGCCGTAGTGTTGGATAGTGATAAAACTTATTTGGCAGAATTATATTTGCAATCAATAGCTGAGTCAGCAAAGTTTACGACAATTAGCAGCCTCATAGCTTACCTCCGAAACCAACCATTTAATCATTTGCATACTCAAACTATTGAGGCATTGGTGACTAACGAAACTTCATTTTTTCGTGATAAAGCACCTTTTGAAGCATTAAGAAAATATGTCTTGCCAGAATTGATGCAAAGACGGAGAATAGAGCGATCGCTCAATATTTGGTGTGCTGCCTGTTCTAATGGACAAGAACCATATAGCATTGCTATTCTCATTCGTGAACATTTCCCTTTACTTGCAGATTGGTCAATTAAAATAATTGCCAGTGACTTCTCTAGTAAAGTCTTAAACCGCGCTCGTCAAGGACGTTATAACCAATTAGAAATTAGACGTGGACTATCTCAACAATTGCAAGTAAAGTATTTTGCTCCTGTTGATAATGAGTGGCAAATTCACAATAAAATTCGCCAGATGGTTGAGTTTCAGCAAATAAATCTTATTCATTCTTGGTCATCTTTACCTAGTATTGATATTATCTTTTTACGTAATGTTTTAATCTATTTCGATATACCAACTAAAAAAGCTCTCCTGGGAAAAGCTAAACAGCAATTAAGATTAGATGGTTACTTATTTCTTGGTAGCGGTGAAACAACTTTTAATTTAGATGAATCATTCGAGCGTGTGCAGTTTGAGAAAAGTATTTGTTATAAATTGCATGGTACTTAA
- a CDS encoding protein-glutamate methylesterase/protein-glutamine glutaminase has translation MPKIRVLVVDDAVLVRSRVSKILSGDSQLEVVGVAANGRIALAKIPQVNPDVIILDVEMPEMNGLETLATLRQTYPHLPVIMFSTSTYAGASATLEALSLGATDYATKPSNLGSVEAVNQHIREELIPKIKLFGAGTQQFFSPKLSTHKLVLPTRTHLEPVNVVAVGVSTGGPNALATLLSSLPKDFSVPLLIVQHMPPMFTKLLAQRLSSVSHVPVEEAVDGVALKPGQAWIAPGNFHMIVQRQGTEVRIATHQAPPENSCRPSVDVLLRSVAQVYGASAIAVILTGMGQDGLHGCQCIREVGGQVLAQDEASSVVWGMPSYVVNAGLADKILPLEKMADEIMQRIHPIQKSGL, from the coding sequence ATGCCAAAAATTCGGGTATTGGTTGTAGATGACGCTGTATTAGTTCGTAGTCGAGTTAGTAAAATTCTCTCTGGCGACTCACAACTAGAAGTAGTAGGGGTAGCTGCTAATGGCCGTATTGCCTTGGCAAAAATTCCTCAAGTCAATCCCGATGTCATCATCTTAGATGTGGAAATGCCAGAGATGAACGGACTTGAAACCCTAGCTACCCTCCGCCAAACTTATCCACATCTGCCAGTAATTATGTTCAGCACCTCCACATACGCAGGTGCAAGTGCGACTTTGGAAGCTCTCTCTTTAGGGGCTACTGATTACGCCACAAAACCTAGTAATCTAGGGAGCGTAGAGGCGGTTAACCAACATATCCGCGAGGAGTTAATTCCCAAAATTAAACTATTTGGTGCAGGAACTCAGCAGTTTTTCTCGCCAAAACTCAGCACCCATAAGCTTGTTTTACCTACCCGCACCCATCTAGAACCTGTGAATGTGGTTGCTGTTGGGGTTTCTACTGGAGGCCCAAATGCCCTCGCTACACTACTTAGTAGTCTACCAAAAGATTTCTCTGTTCCCCTCCTGATTGTGCAACATATGCCGCCAATGTTTACTAAACTACTAGCCCAAAGATTATCTTCTGTAAGCCATGTTCCTGTAGAGGAGGCGGTTGACGGTGTGGCGTTAAAACCCGGACAGGCTTGGATTGCACCTGGTAATTTTCATATGATTGTACAACGGCAGGGGACTGAGGTAAGAATTGCCACCCATCAAGCACCGCCCGAAAATTCTTGTCGCCCTTCAGTAGATGTACTATTGCGTTCTGTTGCTCAAGTGTATGGTGCAAGTGCGATCGCTGTTATCCTCACAGGTATGGGACAAGATGGCTTACATGGTTGTCAATGTATTCGTGAGGTAGGTGGACAAGTGTTGGCGCAAGACGAAGCTAGTAGTGTAGTCTGGGGAATGCCTAGTTATGTAGTTAATGCTGGACTAGCAGATAAGATTCTTCCCCTAGAAAAAATGGCAGATGAAATTATGCAGCGTATCCATCCTATTCAAAAATCAGGTCTGTAA